One Pullulanibacillus sp. KACC 23026 DNA segment encodes these proteins:
- a CDS encoding RCC1 repeat- and reductase domain-containing protein, giving the protein MSKYKSINMRLRSRQSISVFLTAILVFSSLAFFPHQSAKADTVKKQVIVSQIVAGNKSFFALMNDGTVESWGVNSYGQLGIGNMKNHSSPVTIFGAESVKQIVTGKGSTYALRNNGTVEAWGLNNDGQLGIGDTKDQNRPITIPGLQGVKQLVAGDYSVFALMSDGTVKAWGNNKYGQLGIGNSTNKSTPVNVNGLNNVKQLAASADNAYAIMGNGKVYAWGRNEQGQLGIGAKTNNSIHVPIVIPGLTDVRQIAANNQSVYSLMSDGTVKAWGSNNYGQLGLGNTTNQSEPVEIKGLNDVKQLVSYISSTYALMNDGTVEAWGLNNRGQLGLGNTTKINQL; this is encoded by the coding sequence ATGAGTAAGTATAAATCAATTAATATGAGATTAAGGTCTAGACAAAGCATTTCTGTTTTCCTTACCGCGATACTAGTTTTCTCCTCTTTAGCTTTTTTTCCCCATCAGAGTGCAAAAGCAGATACTGTAAAAAAACAGGTTATTGTTTCTCAAATAGTAGCTGGTAATAAAAGTTTCTTTGCCTTGATGAATGATGGAACTGTAGAATCTTGGGGAGTAAATAGTTATGGTCAGCTTGGGATAGGGAATATGAAAAATCATAGTTCTCCTGTTACCATATTTGGAGCTGAAAGTGTAAAACAAATAGTTACTGGTAAAGGTAGTACCTATGCTTTGAGGAATAATGGAACAGTAGAGGCATGGGGATTGAATAATGACGGTCAGCTTGGAATAGGGGATACAAAAGATCAAAATAGACCTATAACAATCCCCGGATTGCAAGGCGTGAAACAATTAGTAGCTGGTGATTATAGTGTTTTTGCCCTAATGAGTGATGGAACAGTAAAAGCTTGGGGAAACAATAAATATGGTCAATTAGGTATAGGAAACAGTACTAATAAAAGTACACCTGTTAATGTGAATGGGCTAAATAATGTCAAACAGTTAGCTGCTAGTGCAGATAATGCTTATGCAATAATGGGTAATGGCAAAGTGTATGCATGGGGGAGAAACGAACAGGGTCAACTTGGTATTGGAGCCAAAACAAATAATAGTATACATGTTCCGATTGTTATTCCAGGTCTTACAGATGTAAGACAGATAGCTGCAAATAATCAAAGTGTTTATTCGTTAATGAGTGATGGAACAGTGAAAGCTTGGGGTTCTAACAATTATGGTCAACTTGGGTTAGGAAATACAACTAATCAAAGTGAACCTGTTGAAATAAAAGGATTAAATGACGTAAAACAATTGGTGTCTTACATCAGTAGCACCTATGCACTTATGAATGATGGTACTGTAGAAGCCTGGGGTTTAAATAACCGTGGCCAACTTGGATTAGGAAATACAACTAAAATAAACCAATTATAA
- the ltrA gene encoding group II intron reverse transcriptase/maturase — protein sequence METKLLRIAELAKSDPKMKFTSLTHLLNEHSLAQCHIELPNKKATGINGTTKEQYGENLKENIEDLVSKLKSKSYRPVPVRRMYIPKLNSNKKRPLGIPEHEDKIVQKGIAKILNTIYENDFLDCSFGFRPNRNCHDALKILNHYIEKRSVNYVVDVDIKGFFDNVDHKWMMEFLKLRIADPNLLRIIGRFLKGGYMEEGKKYKTDTGTPQGGVISPILANIYLHYVLDLWFENRVRKQCKGQAYMVRYADDFVCCFQYKSEALDFFQSLKLRLKKFKLEIAEDKTKIISFGKFAEKDAKQKGNSKPETFDFLGFTHYCGRSKKGDFRMKRKSSSKKVKSKLKESKEWLKKNRSKNIHMIMDRFKRSLIGYYNYYCITDNTPSVLNFRDKIGYLLFKWLNRRSQRKSFTWEKFRLFLSKYPLPSPRVKVNIYDLRKEINYIL from the coding sequence ATGGAAACAAAACTATTAAGGATAGCAGAATTAGCAAAATCTGATCCTAAAATGAAATTTACATCTCTTACTCATTTACTTAATGAGCATTCACTCGCTCAATGTCATATTGAGCTACCTAATAAGAAGGCAACTGGGATTAACGGTACAACTAAAGAACAATACGGTGAAAATTTAAAAGAAAACATAGAGGACTTAGTAAGTAAGCTTAAAAGCAAAAGTTATCGCCCTGTTCCTGTAAGAAGAATGTATATTCCAAAACTTAATTCGAATAAGAAAAGACCGCTTGGAATACCAGAACACGAGGACAAAATAGTTCAAAAGGGCATTGCAAAGATACTAAATACCATCTATGAAAATGATTTTCTGGACTGTTCTTTTGGTTTTCGTCCAAATCGCAATTGCCACGATGCCCTGAAAATACTGAATCACTATATCGAAAAGAGATCAGTTAATTATGTCGTAGATGTAGATATTAAAGGATTCTTTGACAACGTTGACCACAAGTGGATGATGGAGTTTCTAAAACTGCGAATCGCTGATCCTAACCTACTTAGAATAATTGGTAGGTTTCTAAAAGGTGGATATATGGAGGAAGGTAAGAAGTACAAAACAGATACTGGGACACCGCAAGGTGGCGTAATATCTCCGATATTAGCCAATATCTATCTCCATTATGTCCTCGACCTTTGGTTTGAGAATAGGGTCAGAAAACAGTGCAAGGGACAAGCATATATGGTGAGATACGCAGATGATTTTGTTTGTTGTTTTCAGTATAAGAGTGAGGCTCTCGATTTCTTTCAATCATTAAAACTCAGACTTAAGAAGTTTAAGTTAGAAATAGCTGAAGATAAAACTAAAATTATTTCCTTTGGAAAATTTGCGGAGAAAGATGCAAAACAAAAAGGGAATAGCAAGCCCGAAACTTTCGACTTCCTTGGCTTTACCCACTATTGCGGGAGGAGTAAGAAAGGGGATTTTCGGATGAAACGGAAATCAAGCAGTAAGAAAGTCAAAAGTAAACTCAAGGAGTCTAAAGAGTGGTTAAAGAAAAATAGAAGTAAGAATATCCATATGATAATGGATCGATTTAAACGCTCACTTATAGGTTATTACAACTATTACTGCATTACAGACAATACACCAAGCGTGTTAAACTTTAGGGACAAAATCGGATACTTATTATTTAAGTGGCTCAACAGGAGAAGTCAAAGAAAGTCATTCACCTGGGAGAAATTCAGACTCTTTCTTAGTAAATATCCATTACCTTCTCCAAGGGTGAAGGTTAATATATATGACTTAAGAAAAGAGATCAACTATATTCTGTGA
- a CDS encoding PD-(D/E)XK nuclease family protein, whose translation MEIRDLFELENDKTFQQLNQQVNSFNTLKILRLENHEIRHSNILAWLLNPKENHSLGDYFLRKMIEHLVLIDENGSNSRYESIGKILNHSLIESHVYREVRTDKNRFIDLLIVNPKLKYIFLIENKLYSTESKNQLNDYLNFIQCEFTDFEVIPIYLTLDGEEPSNNEYFIQTYERVEMILDTILMLYKDQLSDNVYKFIEDYNQILKEKFYPNQDQIFQAVDIYRNHKQTIDELVGQMALENKQLKMELGYQFEFKMKYKNTIDYIYNHGQNILSYSFEQFIHQQFNGEVLYNAHPTTPYLLPPEWEAISKIPLREPNYWLGKGLITWFEQSNDRRLRLIAEIGPMEYFRRLILLEQLEKLGFKIRQDSKLEKARYTRFFSEKMDVNKWDDMAELTQVMMDLYNSPEFTLLRKQIAAILNNRNPVENEVSQLLKTDTIDRTNMVHIAFKKWMESKNIPENHYRVSSRLLSFKIPLFDAFKEKLGETREKWWWDNGPFLFWMRLDPPDSLYFTLEIGPIEIDKRVQLMESIKERGIKFNKKGLRQEAKFTHIHTETISIKGLNESEIIEKFNALYGNKKLQNILEKLQIIYEETFSKLE comes from the coding sequence ATGGAAATTCGAGATTTGTTTGAATTAGAAAACGATAAAACCTTCCAACAACTCAACCAACAAGTGAATTCATTTAATACACTAAAAATTCTAAGGCTAGAGAATCATGAGATCCGTCACTCGAATATTTTGGCATGGTTACTGAACCCCAAAGAAAATCATAGTTTAGGTGACTACTTTCTACGGAAAATGATTGAACACCTTGTCCTCATTGATGAAAATGGCAGCAACTCACGTTATGAAAGTATTGGTAAAATCCTTAACCATTCATTAATAGAAAGTCATGTATATCGTGAAGTAAGAACAGATAAAAACCGCTTTATTGACCTACTAATTGTCAACCCAAAATTGAAATATATATTTCTGATTGAAAATAAATTGTATTCAACAGAATCGAAAAATCAACTAAATGATTATTTGAATTTTATTCAATGTGAATTTACAGATTTTGAAGTGATTCCAATTTACTTAACGCTTGACGGGGAAGAACCTTCAAACAATGAATATTTTATCCAAACTTATGAAAGAGTTGAAATGATTTTAGATACAATTCTTATGTTGTATAAGGATCAATTGAGTGACAATGTTTATAAGTTTATTGAAGATTACAACCAAATATTGAAAGAAAAGTTTTATCCAAATCAAGATCAAATATTTCAAGCTGTTGATATTTATCGAAATCATAAGCAAACAATAGATGAATTAGTTGGGCAAATGGCTTTAGAAAATAAGCAATTAAAAATGGAACTAGGGTATCAATTTGAATTCAAGATGAAATATAAAAATACTATTGATTATATCTATAACCATGGACAGAACATTCTTTCATATAGTTTTGAACAGTTCATTCATCAACAATTTAATGGAGAAGTTCTATATAATGCTCATCCTACTACACCTTATTTATTACCACCTGAATGGGAAGCTATTAGTAAAATTCCATTAAGAGAACCAAATTATTGGTTGGGAAAAGGATTAATTACTTGGTTTGAACAGTCGAACGATCGGCGTTTACGTCTTATTGCTGAAATAGGACCAATGGAATACTTTAGGCGTCTTATATTACTTGAACAATTGGAGAAATTAGGGTTTAAAATCAGGCAAGATTCCAAATTAGAGAAAGCACGTTATACGCGATTTTTCTCAGAAAAAATGGATGTTAATAAGTGGGATGATATGGCAGAGCTTACACAAGTAATGATGGATCTATATAATAGTCCAGAATTTACTTTATTAAGAAAACAAATAGCTGCTATTCTAAATAATAGAAATCCGGTAGAAAATGAAGTATCTCAACTATTGAAAACTGACACAATAGACAGAACAAATATGGTTCATATTGCATTTAAAAAATGGATGGAATCTAAAAATATCCCTGAAAATCATTATCGAGTTTCATCTCGACTGCTATCTTTTAAAATTCCATTGTTTGACGCATTTAAAGAAAAATTAGGAGAAACAAGAGAAAAATGGTGGTGGGATAATGGGCCTTTTCTATTTTGGATGAGACTTGATCCGCCAGATTCACTTTACTTTACATTGGAAATTGGTCCAATTGAAATCGATAAACGGGTACAATTAATGGAAAGTATAAAAGAAAGAGGAATTAAATTTAATAAAAAAGGACTTCGTCAAGAAGCCAAATTTACTCATATTCATACTGAAACCATT